Proteins from one Paenibacillus sp. genomic window:
- a CDS encoding peptidoglycan DD-metalloendopeptidase family protein, with protein MMAYAGNAYVKANMNDVYEVYVGDKLIGEVSSPDVVGWVIADKLEEMKRTHPEVQWEVVRDGLRIEKESIFKGEPENEETIEALRASLEAKAIGVEVVVDGKAVAVVKDQETADRILQHVKDMFASAESPDGLTVLSAEPILDRDDDVIAESAPEVLSTRIIEPVELLRREIQPNDVMDEQAVIEMLIKGDTKPTQYIVQEGDTPGHIAQKLGVPIELIYQKNRDNKDLVERDLIRPGDVLDLTMLQPAVTVESVERVKETISVQFDTIYEEDPTMRKGQTETIRKGKKGVKQVTYLLTKVNGLLMEEKIEKETILEEPVPAVVKRGTKVVLGEGSGKFRWPVVSPSVSSGYGSRWGRKHKGIDLTSSKKSILAADTGKVTYAGWKDDYGNVIIIDHKNGYETLYAHLSKISVKKGDIVEKGDVIGVMGSTGRSTGVHLHFEVIVNGVEKNPMSYLR; from the coding sequence ATGATGGCGTATGCGGGCAACGCGTACGTGAAAGCTAATATGAATGACGTGTACGAAGTGTACGTCGGCGACAAGCTGATCGGGGAAGTCAGCTCCCCGGATGTCGTCGGTTGGGTGATCGCGGATAAGCTGGAAGAGATGAAGCGCACGCACCCCGAGGTCCAATGGGAAGTCGTCCGCGACGGCTTGCGCATCGAGAAGGAATCGATCTTCAAGGGCGAACCGGAGAACGAAGAGACGATCGAAGCGCTGCGGGCGTCGCTCGAAGCGAAGGCCATCGGCGTCGAGGTCGTCGTCGACGGGAAGGCGGTCGCCGTCGTGAAGGATCAGGAGACTGCAGATCGCATTCTGCAGCACGTGAAGGACATGTTCGCGTCGGCGGAGTCGCCGGACGGGTTGACGGTGCTGTCGGCCGAACCGATTCTCGATCGCGACGACGACGTCATCGCGGAGAGCGCCCCGGAAGTGCTGTCGACGCGCATCATCGAACCGGTCGAGCTGCTTCGCCGCGAGATTCAGCCGAACGACGTCATGGATGAGCAAGCGGTCATCGAGATGCTGATCAAAGGCGACACGAAGCCGACCCAATACATCGTTCAGGAAGGCGACACCCCCGGCCACATCGCGCAGAAGCTGGGCGTGCCGATCGAACTCATTTATCAGAAAAACCGGGACAACAAAGATTTGGTCGAACGCGATTTGATCCGACCGGGCGACGTGCTCGATTTGACGATGCTCCAGCCGGCCGTGACGGTCGAATCGGTGGAGCGGGTGAAGGAAACGATCTCCGTCCAGTTCGATACGATCTACGAAGAAGATCCGACGATGCGCAAGGGGCAAACCGAGACGATTCGCAAAGGCAAGAAAGGCGTGAAACAGGTCACGTACTTGCTGACGAAGGTCAACGGGCTGCTCATGGAGGAGAAGATCGAGAAAGAAACGATCCTCGAGGAGCCGGTTCCGGCGGTCGTGAAGCGAGGCACGAAGGTCGTCCTCGGCGAAGGCAGCGGGAAGTTCAGATGGCCGGTGGTATCCCCCAGCGTCTCAAGCGGTTACGGCAGCCGGTGGGGGCGTAAGCATAAGGGCATCGACTTGACGTCATCCAAGAAGTCGATCCTCGCCGCGGACACCGGCAAGGTAACCTATGCGGGCTGGAAGGACGATTACGGCAACGTTATTATCATCGATCATAAGAACGGATACGAGACGCTGTACGCGCACCTTAGCAAAATCAGCGTGAAGAAGGGCGACATCGTCGAGAAGGGCGACGTCATCGGCGTTATGGGCAGCACCGGACGCTCCACGGGCGTTCACCTGCATTTCGAAGTCATCGTGAACGGCGTCGAGAAAAACCCGATGAGCTATTTGCGGTAA